A DNA window from Mus pahari chromosome 13, PAHARI_EIJ_v1.1, whole genome shotgun sequence contains the following coding sequences:
- the LOC110330770 gene encoding olfactory receptor 146-like: MEKYNHSTVTKFFLSGLTDQPELQLPLFLLFLGIYLLTVLGNLGMIILILLSSHLHKPMYFFLNSLSFIDLCQSTVITPKMLVNFVMEKNEISYPECITQLCFFVIFAVSECFMLAAMAYDRYVAICRPLLYSSIMSQHKCLSLVLGVYIIAIVCASAHVGCIFRVDFCRFHVINHYFCDLISILKLSCSNIFVNELVILIFSLINTIFPTVTILISYIFIIISILRIKSTEGRSKAFSTCSSHISAVAVFFGSAAFVYLKPSSSGSIDEGKISSIFYTIFVPMLNPLIYSLRNKDVNIALKKIIEKRSFF; this comes from the coding sequence ATGGAAAAATACAATCACTCTACAGTGACCAAATTCTTCCTTTCTGGCTTAACAGACCAACCAGAATTGCAGCTGCcactgttcctcctcttccttggaaTCTACTTGCTCACAGTGCTGGGGAACCTGGGCATGATCATCCTCATCCTGCTCAGCTCACACCTGCACaaacccatgtacttcttcctcaacAGTCTGTCCTTCATTGACCTCTGCCAATCTACCGTCATTACCCCCAAAATGCTGGTAAATTTTGTGATGGAGAAGAATGAAATCTCCTACCCTGAATGCATAACTCaactttgcttctttgtcatttttGCTGTTTCAGAGTGTTTTATGCTGGCTGCAATGGCATATGATCGCTATGTCGCCATCTGTAGACCCTTGCTTTACAGTAGCATCATGTCTCAACATAAGTGCCTTTCTCTTGTTTTAGGAGTTTACATTATAGCTATAGTTTGTGCATCAGCTCATGTAGGGTGCATATTTAGAGTTGATTTCTGCAGATTTCATGTGATTAACCATTATTTCTGTGATCTTATTTCTATCCTTAAGCTCTCATGCTCTAATATTTTTGTGAATGAGCTCGTAATTCTCATTTTTAGTCTAATTAATACCATTTTCCCAACTGTTACCATCCTCATTTCTTATATATTCATCATTATCAGCATCCTGCGCATTAAGTCCACTGAGGGAAGATCCAAAGCCTTTAGTACCTGTAGCTCTCACATCTCAGCTGTTGCTGTGTTTTTCGGTTCTGCTGCATTTGTGTATCTGAAACCATCATCATCAGGCTCCATCGATGAAGGAAAAATATCTTCCATATTCTACACTATCTTTGTGCCTATGCTCAACCCCCTAATCTATAgtctgaggaacaaggatgtcAATATTGCTCTgaagaaaatcatagaaaaaagaTCATTTTTCTGA
- the LOC110331005 gene encoding olfactory receptor 146-like has product MEKGNHSTVTKFFLSGLTDQPELQLPLFLLFLGIYLLTVLWNLGMIILILLSSNLHTPMYFFLSSLSFIDLCQSTVIIPKMLVNFVMEKNEISYPECMIQLYFFLLFAISECYMLAAMAYDRYVAICSPLLYSIIMSQXKCLSLVLGXYIIGLXCASVHVGCTFRIDFCKSDLINHYFCDLISILNLSCSNIFVNELVILISSVIDIIFPNLTILSSYAFIIISILRNKSTEGRSKAFSTCSSHISAVAVFYISAALPYLKPSSTHSMDEGKVASIFYTIIVPMVNPIIYSLRNKDVKIALKKIIE; this is encoded by the coding sequence ATGGAAAAAGGCAATCACTCTACAGTGACCAAATTCTTCCTCTCTGGCTTAACAGACCAACCAGAGCTGCagctgcccctcttcctcctcttccttggaaTCTACCTACTCACAGTGCTGTGGAACCTGGGCATGATCATCCTCATCCTGCTCAGCTCAaacctgcacacacccatgtacttcttcctcagcagtCTGTCCTTCATTGACCTCTGCCAATCTACTGTTATTATCCCCAAAATGCTGGTAAACTTTGTGATGGAGAAGAATGAAATCTCCTACCCTGAGTGCATGATTCAactttacttctttcttctttttgctaTTTCAGAATGTTACATGCTGGCTGCAATGGCATATGATCGCTATGTTGCCATCTGTAGCCCCTTGCTTTACAGTATCATCATGTCTCAATNTAAGTGCCTTTCTCTTGTTTTAGGAGNTTACATTATAGGCCTAGNTTGTGCATCAGTTCATGTAGGGTGTACATTTAGGATTGATTTCTGCAAATCTGATTTGATCAACCATTATTTCTGTGACCTTATTTCTATCCTTAATCTCTCATGCTCTAATATTTTTGTGAATGAGCTCGTAATTCTAATTTCTAGTGTAATTGATATCATTTTCCCAAACCTGACTATCCTCAGTTCTTATGCTTTCATCATCATAAGCATCCTACGCAATAAATCCACTGAGGGAAGATCTAAAGCCTTCAGCACCTGCAGTTCCCACATCTCAGCTGTTGCTGTCTTTTATATCTCTGCTGCACTTCCGTATCTGAAACCATCGTCTACCCATTCTATGGATGAAGGAAAAGTGGCTTCTATATTTTACACCATCATTGTTCCCATGGTAAACCCTATaatctacagcctgaggaataAGGATGTGAAAATTGCTCTGAAGAAAATTATTGAATGA